From a single Brassica napus cultivar Da-Ae chromosome C9, Da-Ae, whole genome shotgun sequence genomic region:
- the LOC106433406 gene encoding glycosyl hydrolase 5 family protein-like, with translation MTRSISLCLFFFLFISWIPKLITSYPLSTKSRWIVDEKGQRVKLACVNWPAHLQPAVAEGLSKQPLDSISKKIVSMGFNCVRLTWPLDLMTNDTLASNVTVKQSFERLNLLDDVLGIQTHNPKILNLPIFNAFQEVVSNLGQNGVMVILDNHLTTPGWCCSDNDLDAFFEYPNFDPIIWTKGLSKMASLFRNVTNVVGMSLRNEPRGTRDYPNLWFKYMPKGGEAVHAANPDVLVILSGIDYDTNLSFLRDRFFNVSFTDKLVFEQHWYSFSDGRDSWEKHNSNDFCAKIIEKVTHNGGFLIGRGFPLFLTEFGANLRSGDVSGNRYMNCLVAWAAENDLDWAVWALTGDYYLRTGQKHMVETFGVLAPNWKDVANSTYLQKLSGIQLPVTGPGLQSKKLLFHPTTGLCVTSNLSNNSPTLRLEQCRKAEPSTFNPSEGILWSNKMCVEAPDAVGQKVKLGVGTKCSKLGQTSATHMHLSFKTTSNGSLLCLDVDERDNSIVANPCKCLTMDASCDPASQWFKVL, from the exons atgacTAGATCCATCTCTTtgtgtctcttcttcttcttattcattTCTTGGATTCCTAAGCTAATCACAAGCTACCCTCTCTCCACAAAATCAAGATGGATCGTGGATGAGAAAGGCCAAAGGGTGAAGCTAGCCTGCGTGAACTGGCCGGCGCATCTCCAGCCCGCGGTGGCTGAAGGGCTAAGCAAACAACCATTAGACTCCATCTCCAAGAAGATTGTCTCAATGGGATTTAACTGCGTTAGGCTCACTTGGCCTCTTGATTTGATGACTAATGACACGTTGGCTAGCAATGTTACCGTCAAACAGTCTTTTGAAagattgaatctgcttgatgatGTTCTTGGCATTCAAACTCACAATCCCAAAATCCTTAACCTTCCCATATTCAATGCATTCCAG GAAGTGGTCTCGAACCTTGGACAAAACGGAGTAATGGTGATACTAGACAACCACTTGACAACGCCAGGATGGTGTTGCAGCGACAACGACCTCGACGCCTTCTTCGAATACCCTAACTTTGATCCTATCATCTGGACCAAGGGATTGAGCAAGATGGCTTCTCTTTTCCGCAATGTCACTAATGTCGTTGGCATGAGCCTTAGGAACGAACCACGTGGTACCAGAGATTACCCTAACCTCTGGTTCAA GTACATGCCAAAAGGAGGAGAAGCAGTACACGCAGCAAACCCTGACGTCCTAGTCATCCTCTCCGGCATAGACTACGACACAAACCTCTCTTTCCTCCGTGACCGCTTCTTCAACGTCAGCTTCACCGACAAGCTCGTCTTCGAGCAACATTGGTACAGCTTCTCCGACGGTCGTGACTCGTGGGAAAAGCACAACTCTAACGATTTTTGCGCGAAAATCATCGAGAAAGTCACACATAACGGAGGATTCTTGATCGGGAGAGGCTTTCCTTTGTTCTTGACTGAGTTTGGGGCTAACCTGAGAAGCGGTGACGTTAGCGGAAACCGGTATATGAACTGTTTGGTGGCTTGGGCTGCGGAGAATGATTTGGATTGGGCGGTTTGGGCATTAACCGGAGATTATTATTTGAGAACCGGTCAAAAACATATGGTTGAGACTTTTGGTGTTTTGGCTCCTAATTGGAAAGACGTCGCCAACTCTACTTACCTGCAAAAACTCTCCGGAATTCAACTTCCAGTTACAG GGCCCGGTTTACAATCCAAAAAACTTCTCTTCCACCCAACAACCGGCCTTTGCGTCACCAGTAATCTCTCAAACAATTCACCTACACTTCGATTGGAACAATGCCGTAAAGCCGAGCCATCAACCTTTAATCCCAGTGAAGGTATTCTCTGGAGTAACAAAATGTGCGTCGAGGCTCCAGATGCTGTTGGACAGAAAGTGAAGCTTGGAGTTGGCACTAAGTGCTCTAAGTTGGGACAAACCTCAGCTACTCACATGCATTTGTCGTTTAAGACAACAAGTAATGGTTCGTTGCTATGCCTTGATGTGGATGAACGTGACAACAGCATCGTCGCTAACCCTTGCAAGTGTTTGACCATGGATGCTTCTTGTGATCCAGCGAGCCAATGGTTCAAAGTTCtttaa
- the LOC106433408 gene encoding probably inactive leucine-rich repeat receptor-like protein kinase At5g48380, with protein sequence MLQKNNFTGPLPPELVSLPRLTKFSVAFNQLTGPVPNFNLKFGRENFSSNEGLCGQPMDPCVDPEEDIIRLGKIGAAVGAALFAPLGAFLDWFVFSGRKKKQEDRRHHSWIFHIGD encoded by the coding sequence ATGCTTCAGAAAAACAACTTCACTGGCCCACTTCCTCCCGAGCTAGTGTCGCTTCCTCGTCTCACCAAGTTCTCAGTGGCATTCAATCAACTAACCGGTCCTGTCCCAAATTTCAACTTGAAGTTTGGACGGGAGAACTTTTCTAGTAACGAGGGTTTATGTGGCCAGCCTATGGATCCTTGTGTTGACCCGGAAGAAGATATAATACGGTTAGGGAAGATCGGCGCAGCAGTTGGCGCGGCTTTATTTGCACCGCTAGGTGCGTTCTTAGACTGGTTCGTCTTCAGTGGtaggaagaagaagcaagaagatagAAGACACCATAGCTGGATTTTCCACATTGGGGATTAA